The Brassica napus cultivar Da-Ae chromosome C1, Da-Ae, whole genome shotgun sequence DNA segment ATATATGTAGACGGtaggtacaaaaaaaaaaaagaaaaagatttttgatatatttttcaaaattttcaggaATTTGATAGAAAATACGGATTGGGGTGGCAGTGTATTGCGGGGACGCATTTCGGATCGTTCTTGACTCATTGTAGTGGCTGCTTCATCCATTTCTCCGTTGGCAACCTTACCATTTTACTCTTTAAGGGATCAGCTGGTGAAGTAGCGTCCGGACCAACAGTCTAACCAGTTCAGACACATTGTGATAATTATCAAGTCTATATTTGGATCTATTTAGTGTTAAATCAAAATGCATTCTAGCATTTTCAGTCATTTTCAATCGTTTTTCCGGTTTGTACTTAACATTTTTCTGTTTGCTTTTGGAgtcagaaagaaaaagaataaaaaatgttGAAACTAGTCTTTGCAttgtgattttgattttgtaagTTTTGCACATAAGTTCAAAAGCAGACTGGATTGTGATTACTAGTACCATGCATAGTATAAtagtatacaattttatatctgATTGTGATTATTTGCAGAgaaattatatatctaaaagcGAATAGAAAACAACTGGAGACTTTATTAATGAAACTACATAAAACCCCAAAACATAGCTAAGAAATATGCATTTCAACAAATTTTGTAACCATTTTATTAGAAAGATAGCTTAAAGAATGTCCTATTCCACACATAGCTAAAGAATTATACTCAAGGCTGATTCTGTAAGAACATTCACATTGTGCAAAAAGTTTTAAAAGGACGAGTTAGTCTCAAGGTGTTAGATagtagctttttttttgttagatagtAGCTTTTCTTTGCTTCATTGTTTAAGATCCAACTAGCTGCTTAAAAAAATAGATGTAAAATAGATCCTCCACCTTCAAGTTGATgaaaacacaagttttttttGGAGGCTACATAgctgaattagtcatcaaattaaAGTCCATAGTCATGACAGAAGCATAATATTTACTCTGTGTGAAACCATGCGATCATAGATCAATTTTGCTTGGTTTTTTTTCTTACCCTACGGCTAGCTTGTAACTCTATAGAGATAGTTAATTTGATTAAATTGTGGAATTTACATGGTTAAAACTCCTAAAACTAATATGAATTTCGATACATGAGATGATTATGAGAACGAGATCTAACTTCAAAAGCTTTTCTTGCCGCACCAGTTCCTGTGTCCATTTAACCGGAGCCTTGCCTTTGTCCCTCGTAGTCTCGCTTTGTAATCTTTCTTCCACTTCTCAAATCTTGACTTCAGTCTACTGAGTTCTTCTTCTGCATGCTGCTTCTCGATTGCAATCGACACTTGTTCCAGTTCGTCTATTTCCACATGACGCTTCACATCTTCATCGAATACAACTCTACGTTGATCAACTTCTACATAAATATCCTTAACATCATCCAAGCTACCACCCTTGAGCTCTTTTGTTGGAGTTCCAGGGGAGATTGTGTCCTCTGAGTCATTACCGTGACTCGCAGTCTTGTCTGGAGTCATAATATTACATGCAGCTTCCAGACTCATCTGAAGGTAAAGAGATAATATTACAATCATAAGTATGTAAATGAGTGATGGGTGTAACACTCTTTAGCCACTTTTACCTGCATTGAAGAGATATGTTTTTGCCATGTTTCCTCCATTGACTTCATTCTTGTTTCGTGCTTTATCCATCTTTCCTCAAACCGCTGCAACTCCTCCTTCAATGCAGTGTTTTCATCTTCCTTCTGCATTATAGCTGTTTCGACTTTCTGAACCCGGTTCTGGAGATCAGCTAGATCCCAAGGTTGGACTTGAAACTTCTCTAAAGGAAGATCCTAAACATGAAATAAAGTTTAGATAACTTAGAGACACATAGTAATAGCATAcatcatgcaaaaaaaatattaccttGACTTCTGAAACCTTCCTCCTTGACTTTCTTctcgtttttttcttctcattgtGTGATTGTTTCTTCAGTTCCACACTGTTTTTTAACTGCTTACGAACGAACCATCTCCGTACCACTACATAAAGAGCGAACTgattcaaaaattattatccAAGATAGAAAGGCAAAGTTCTTTGATGCCATCAGATACCGATTTTTACCAGATTGCAAGTGAATGACTGCATCAAGCTCTTTAGTTACTTCTGAGGAAACTGTGGCCGGTGTTTGCATCACAATATAGTTTCTCCTGGCATTTTCACCGCGGATATCTGTGAAAACAGAACAATTtagccaaaaattcaaataagCATATCTATAAAGTTAACATGAGACATATGTCAACGATTTACAAGATTGAAGTATCAATGCTGATTTCTTCCTATTGTGGAAGTATTCACGAGACTTGTAACCACGAAGATGCTTCTGTAATCCAATTACACCCTGCAGAACATATTCTCTTCTTTCCTCAAGTAGGCCAATCTATTAGAATACAAATATGAAAGTGTTACTATTGTAGATAGATAATGAAACCAATTCATAATATATCTTCAGGTAAAAATAACTTACTTGCCCGGTTCGAAGGTATATTTTTCTATATCCAACTTGATACATTTCAGGAGGAAGATTGAACTGTTTCATAATAGAATCTGATGTGCTAAGTGGATCCTGGGAGAGTTTTGTGTCCAGTAAGAATCCATATCTAGTCCATGCACAAGCCaacaatgacaaaaaaaaaagcttaggAATGCATGAGAGTTGTTTGTAACAAGAGAACTATCAACAAAAAGGGGAACAGTGAAAGTTGAGAGACCAAACCTTGCTGCAAGATCCTGATGTGTCATCCTAGTATGATATCCTGATCTTGATATTCTAACAATCTCCAAAACGCCACAACATCTAAGCTGTTGTAGAACATGATTCTCTTCGTAAATTCCAGGAAGCTGATTTGAGTTTGGCTTTATGCATCGAATAAAGTGAGGAGTGGTCTCTTCTAACTTGTTCATCAGCTTGAATAGTTGGCTctgtaagcaaaaaaaaagaaagagagttgAATGTAAGAGAAGTAAGGTTTCAACTGCAAAACTCAAGCCATGTTACCTTAAACTTTGTAATAACACTTTGATTCATGGATTCCGACAAGGACGCTGGCTTTAGAGACTTGTCACGCATCTTAGAAGAAAACAGGTTCAGTAATTGACATTTACATGATGACAAAAGTTGGATAAGATCAACATGCAGTGGATCTCTGTTCTTTTCCAGGAAGCCATTTGTATCATAGAGAACCTATTAATTAAACACCATAATGTAAATAAACTCTCATAAGTACCCCAAGTTTAAATAAGAGCTAAACAACATGCAGCGTTAAATTGTTTGATTTGTGTAATAAACTAACCTCTCCGGCATAATGACTAACTCTGAAGCCATGACCTCTTCTTTCTCCCCTGAAACAAGAGTTAGCCTTCAAATGATGCTTCAGCTTGTTGGCAAACGTCGTATCAGTTGCCTTTGGAAAATTTGATTCCTCATCTAGTAGTGATACCAAACCAATGGGTTTCTGCACTAGCAATCATATGTGCAAGATggtcttttaaaaaatatagaagaaaaaaaacaagaatgagTACCAAATCTAAAGATGGCACGCTAGATATTACCTTCTCAATAAGATCTAGACACTCTTGATTGTCTTTGAATTCGACCTTAGTCCAATCAATTCCATCCCCTTCATATTCCTGAACAGTGAAGATTTAACTGATAAGATTAAACACATTTACATACAGTTTAAGCTTCAGAGAGAAGAAGATCACCTCTTGTTCAAGTTTGAATAAATGTCGGTTGAAATGTTGTTGCAGTCTTTcatttgcatagtttatgcaaaATTGTTCAAAGCTATTATTCTAAAACCAACGAGACCTGATCATTACACAGtcaaaatgaaataaaagactAACAAATCTAGAGCAAGGTTACGAACCTTGAATGACTCAAAACCATATATGTCAAGGATACTAATAGATCTTCCTGTCCTTAATTTACCAACTTCAAGTGAAGTGTTTATTTGCTCAACAAGCCAGTTGAAAAGGCTTGCATAAATGATTTTCGCTAGTGAATCCCTCATATCAGTCGCCTGTGGCAGTGTCAGTCTTTTAGCAATGCAATCTCTACCAGCTTGGAGCTTGCATGTAGACAAAACCACCATAAGCTCTTTTGAGTCGCATCCCATTAACATAGCTACGTTAGTGACAGCTGTCATAAGCAAGAGGAAAATAATAAGCATCATTAGTTCAGTAATTCAACATGATAGAGGACAAGAAAATGTATTCTACCTTCATCTGCTACCACGTCCACATGGTTTTCATTGTCAATGACTTCAAAAGATACATTCCCTAACCACAATACAGCTGCAAGCAGTGCAAATGCGCGTTCTTGATATTCTTGAGGAATCTGAACAATGTTGAAAGCTTCCTACAATGACAAAGCAATCTCTAACGAAATaagaaattacaaaattttGGCATTTACTACATTGGAAACAGAGAAAGGCACAGGAAACAGAAGGAGTTACCATCAATTTGTGAAATTTCTGAACATCATCGATGCGATCAATGGTTAAGCAGTTGCTCTGGTTCAAATAGTTGTATTCACTTGCTGCTTTAAGGTTCAATCTCTCTGCGAGTAAAACCATAAGGAATGGTCTAGCAACTTCTAGCTTCTCAGCCATGAGAAAGTTAAGTTTATATATGTCTACATTTTACTTTGAAATGTTACCTTTAAGAATTGGTGAAGCACCTGCACACAATTCATAAAAGATATGGTAGGATCTCTCGCCATTGGACAGCTGCACTACTCTTGACTGATCCAAATAGACTACATATTAGTCCATGAATAGCTAACTTGTGGAATTTGATTAAAACTTCTCAACAAAAATAATTACCTTTTCTAGCAGAACTGTGGGTCATTCAGCACCAAGTAGTCACAGGAAACAAAAATGCATGTGAGCCCAATATTCAAGAAAATATGACAAAGAATCAGACAAATGTTAAATTCTTTACTCACAAGTTTCAAGTTTGGCACCGCATATCTTTCCCTTTGCACTAAAATGAATCTCCATCAGTTTTCCCTGCATCAAAACAGATCTACTATGAATCCGGACCACTTGTCGGTTTACATAATGTGAGTTATCcttaaaacatcaagaaatgtATGTAAAATTTACTCACAAATCTGCTAGAGTTAtcatttcttgatgttttagcATTCCCAAAAGCTTCAAGTATACAGTTAGTCTTTAGGATTTCATTATCCACCCCAAAGTTACCTCCACCAAGAGCTTCCAAGTACTGCATTGCATATTTTGCTGTCTCAGTTTTCCCAGCTCCACTTTCTCCACTATATGGAATGATACTATCAATTAGTTTTTCCTATCAtatattagaaagaaaaaaacattcagaataGAAGGCCTCGTTGTACCTTATGATAATAGATTGGTTCTTCTCCTCTGCATAAAGGAAAAATTCAAAATGCAAACACCAGAAAATAACTATTTGAACACCATGGAAAAGAACTagagaagaaataaaaagaagattATTATGCTGACCTCTCATCATCTCATCAAAAGCTGCATCAGCCACTGCATAAACATGAGGAGCAACCAAACCCTTCTTTTGATAGGCTGATCGAATGTCGTTACCATAAATCTGAACATTCTTACACGGATTCACTGCAATCAAAACTGGTCCTGCTTTACTctataagaaaagaaacatgaaactctgtttaaaaaaaatgaagaacaatcaaaaacaaaaccagattttttttttatggagcAAACTCACGTAAATCAAGTCTTGTGAGTATCTGACTCTGAGGTTGTAAAGAACAGATGGTTCATTCAAGTAACTAAGCTGTATAAGGTCATCAACTCCCTCCAAAACATCTGGGTTTGcagggagaatctctttcattgATACTTCCACAACCTTTAAAGATAACCAAATTTTACAAATCCATgttatatgaattaaaaaaaaaaattaaaagaacttACTTCCGTGGTGGACAAGACAACACAAGCCGCATCACCAGAAGCAGATTGTATCTTCCCCAAGTGCCACTCCCCATTAGGACCTCGACACCAAACACCAAGTTTCTGTAATAATCAAAACAGAGCAGCAGTTTAAAAACGCAAAAAACCTGTAATAATGATCAGCGAAACTTGCAAAAGAAGTAATCTCACCTTGGTGATGAAAAACTCGACGTTATTGACCCATTCAGGCTCCGAGATCTGCTCCTCTGTCCTCGTTTTCTCGCTCCAATCCTTCTCTTTGGTATCTCTCTCCGGACAAATCGTATCACGGAGGCTCGTCGGAAGCGATTGACGATTCGAGGGCATTTGTGAAGCGCGTCGAGAGGGAAGGGACGGAGACTTATAATCCTTCAACCTCTCGCACGCATCATCATGTTGGCTAAGAGATTCCATCGTCTCATCAGGTGTAGTTTTCATCCTAGGAGACGGCGGTATAGTCATTGGTTTCCCTAGAATTCACAGACACATtggaatctgaaaaaaaaaattataacggaGAATCTCTCAACATTGCAGATATGGAAAGTTTGTCGTAACAATTAAccaaacaggaaaaaaaaaaacaattaaccaAACAGAAAAAACTATGAACATCaaactgaaaaacaaaaaaaataaaataacaaaacctttacgtaaataaaaaactGAACCTTTTGCCAACGAGAAGAAAaatattagagagagagagaaggagagagggagagagagattcCAGAGagaaagaatttgaaaaacCAACGAGGCGCAACGatgaagaaatattttttttaagccttttttcaaaaaaaaaaaagaaatatttatttttcttcttctgaaaataaataatcGAATGGGCTTTAAGCAGAAACCTATAGGCCCAATAAAGGGACCCGAGTATTAGTAGATTGACCCGCTCCAACAATAGGTTAAGTAATCTCAATTCGTTTTGATTTTTTCGTTCTCGCCTGCCTGCCCTAAGCCGAGAAACCAAAATCGGCGCCATGACGAAGAGcaggaacaagaagaagagaggcGACGACGCCGTTTCCTCCATGGATGTGTCTGAAACTAAGAGCGTCTCTGAATCTGCTCCCCAAGGTGAAAATCGCGTTTTTGCTTATTATTACTCGTTTCTTCGACTTCTTCAGATGTTTAATTTTCAAATCTTTATTCTTTGATTTGGTTAGCCATGGACACTTCGGAGACCGGAGACGCCAAACTCGCTGCTCGTACTCGTAACCTGTAAGCTCAAGTTTCATTACTTGTTAACTTGGATCGAAAAATTATCATATTATTAATCAATTTGGATTTCTGGTTTGGCTAGTTAGATTTGTATAAATCTTTGGTTGGGTTTCTCTTGGCTACAAGTTTCCATTGTGAATTTGCTCTGGTCTGAGTTTGCATCTGCCCTTACGTTTAATTATGATGcttatttcatgttttctctAGGACAAGCGCGAAGAAAGGAAAACCGATGAAGAGAACGAAGAATGCAAGGAAGGTGAAAGCTGTGGCTAAAGCTATAGCAAAGAACGACAAGTATGAAGAGAAAGCTTCCAAGAACGTTTCCAAAAAACAGAGAACTCTTTCCGCCAAGAAATTGTATGAATGATTTTGTTCTAAACTCAAAGCGAAAAGTTTTTTAAGGTTCAAGGTTGGGTAGTCTATTTTTGTTCTTGTGCTTATGCTAGCAAAATAATCTCTACAAGTTTGTACTTCTCCTttagtttcagaatttttttaatatttatggatTTTATCATATGGGAATATTTGTTACCAGGAATGATTATTTACACAAATCATTACAAGTCGTAAACTGGGGCTACTACTGTAAACAAAGATCAAAATGTAGCAACAATGTCAAGGACATAAATACACACATGGATGCGTATTTCTATATTATTTCTATTTAGGATCATCTGAGGGATCAAAGCCATCGTCTGAATTTGTTTGCCAAAAACCAACACTCAAGTTCGTAACTTCGAttataagataaatatttgaAGCCTATTTAAATACTTTAACGTGTTTTTTCGCAATGTGGGGATAGCTCAGTTGGGAGAGCGTCAGACTGAAGATCTGAAGGTCGCGTGTTCGATCTACGCTCACcgcaataatttttttcttttacttattCGCAACGCAGCGCTTTGGACATGTATTTatctttataatatttatttacttttctcCTGTTAGAAATAATTTCAAAAGAGCCCATTAACGTAGTGTGAGCTATTACATTTTCGGCCCGTCAAATTAGGTCAAAACTAATCTCAAGGCCTTCGCTTTCTGGAATCCTAAGCCTAACCGAATCGGTTAAGGCCCATTATAATTCTCTATTTGTTTACATAATTGCCACTCTAggatttttttactttttctttacCGCGTCCACTCATATGTGACATTATCCCATCTCTCATTGCCTAAACTCGTACATTTGACCCGAATGTCCGAACCCGCTCGAGCTGTACCCGAAATTCTGAGTCAACTCGGTCGAGTTCTGCTCCTGATCGACTTGCGAACTTCTACACCCGCTCTCCGCCGACTGGAACGCGTGGTAACCTCCGTAATTCGATAAACCGTTGGTCATCGGAGCTAGCTCAGGCATGGGATTAAGACCTGCTAAGCTAGCCCATTCGAAACTCCCGTTGAGAATTGTCCTGAGAGAATTCATCCGAGGAAGATCAAAAGACCGATCTTTCATCTCCGGGAACGAATCAAGAACGTCGTCGAGCTGAGACGAAGAAGACGGCGACGACGACATGTTCGTGCTGTGGTCTTTAAGGCAAGCTTGTACCGGAGAAGCAACAGCTTGTCTCTGAGATCCTGACGATTTCTTGTAGATTCGACATAAGACCCAATCGTCCAACTGTAAGAGAACGAGTTTAGCGATTTGATTTCGATTTATGTTTTTACTATATTTAATCTGTGTGTTGTTGTTACCTTGGAGCTGCCATGGCTACGAGAATGCTCGATGAGTCGATACTCGTGCATAATCCAGTTTGTTTTCGTGCCTTTTGGAGCTTTCCCGGCGTAGAAAACCAGAGCTTTTTTTATCCCGACTCGGTGACCTTCCGACATGATGATCTTGTCCGTACCCGTCGCCTTCCAATAACCTGACCCGGCTACTCTATTGGGTCTtgacccgttcggatatttccGGTCTCTTGGGCTAAAGAAGTACCATTCCTTCTCCCCGAACAAGGCCTTACCTGCGCGCGAACACATCACAAAACACCATAAAGTAATCAACTTTACAATAATAGTCTCTtagtttttaacattttctcaaattaaacacaaaattaaaaataacactCTACTGTTTGCTTACTTGGCAAATCCCAAGGATCGAACTTGTAGAGATCGATATCTCCGATGATCTGGAGAGAGAAATGATAGCCTGCAACTTTCCGACAGAGATACTGAACAAGAAGCTCTTCATCTGTCGGGTAAAAACGAAAACCCGGAGGTAAGCTCAACTGGGCTAACGGATCCTTCTCTCTAACGCCCATTTTTTTCTCTACTTCGATTCTTCAGGAGATAAAATAATGTGTTTAGATGTTTAAGTTCGTCGATCTCTTTTTTAGACAACCATGCAAGTAGCTGCTTTATATATAGGCTGTGTAAAAGGCAAAGGCTCAACCAAGCTCGTAGCTTGGTGGTAGAGGCAGAGGTGCACTGTCCGCCACCCAGGTTGGAGCTGTTACTGTCCAGATAccagagtttaaaaaaaaaaaaaaaaaaaaaaaaagcaaaggcTCTTCGAGGATAAGTACGGTCGTTCTTGTCTTACTGTTGTAAAATCTAAACACGATTTTCTTTGTGGACCATTTGGACCATTGACATACAGCCACGTACATGCAACTGCCGACTGAGCTGTACAATCTTTTCGAGCGAGATAAATGTGCGTAATATTCTTgtgtatatgtatttttagtATGAGAAAACATTATCgcagtaatttatttttttcttggttcATTCGTGacaaataaaactttataaatagtTATACTGAGCACATCCTCTAGCTAGTTATAGTAACATCACCAAAGCTTTCAAAGTCAATTATTCGACTATATATGTTAGTGCCGTTCGGGTTCATGAACCGTCGTCAGGAATAGAGGAAATAAATTTGACATGTGTCAAGCCAAGCCAGTTGTCCTTTCTTCTAGAATTCTGAAAAAGGCTAACAACGATGTGTATCTCTATCAGGATTCTCCAAATAATAGTTCGATTTTTCTTTTGATGAAGCACTCACTACGTTGCAgtcagaaaaagaaaaggaagaagcaCTAACTATTCGACAGATAAATCTCTACTGAACAAGGCTTAGACATGCGTGGAAGGCAATGTCCTGCTCGTGTGAAATGTACACGTGTTGGGAGAGTTAGGCAAGCCTTGAATGAGATAGTCAAACtagacaaaaaataaatatgaaaataataccATAAACTATTTAATAAGTGTACAAACTACAAAAGTTCTAactataaaaatagaaaggCAACGTTAACTTGAGACACGTATATAGGTTAgagaaaattaatgaaatataatGACAAAATATCGTTTTCTAATTATACAACTGAGATTGTCTAAGTAAATGTAGAAGAAATGTATTTTCACTATTAATTTACGTCTGATTTATTTTGTTCCTACGCTTGGTTAATTTTTAAAGTATGAGTCTttttattgttaatttttttcacAAACTTCAAAAACCAGGAGGCTAttgttttgataatttttgtttgaatattAATCTCAGTTCTCATAAGAGAATATATTTTATTCCATTTCTATACTCAAATCAAAAGATTAATTAGGTTTTCTTTCACTCAAGAAATACTATAAATGGCCTTAGAAGTTGACAAGTGAAAACAATAGACCATGCTGGATAGTTCACAGGCCTTTATATAATAGTTTTGAttctttattcttcttcttcttgattattctatttctcttttaattattataattgcATTTCGTTTTCGACTGCTTTtgaattttagattttagtggACGTGGAGTATTCTTGTTCATTGAGAGGACATGCTCATCCATttgttttataagaaaataattttgaatattagCAAAGATACGACAAGAGTTTGGTTCAACGATTTCGCATAACTGCAAAATGTGTTGATTTGAATGAAACTCCGCGATCGCTATTCAGTTAGTGTATAATATTCTTATAATCTTGACAAAaggtcaaaaaatatttatataatgatATGGATTTGGAGgcaatgagtttttaaaaaaactcagTGATATGACTTTTTGGGCAATGGAGAAAACAACCTCCCCACAGACCTTGGAATTGTCGTTGCCGAGCATGGCCGAACAAGCTCTAGAAGAACGATGCGGTTGGCTCTACTCCCGCCTTGAAGCACTCCTACGTGTGTTTCAACGAGCAAAATTATCTATAAGGGAATAAATTGCAACAAAAATGACACGAAAAGTCATAACACAATAAAAATGATCTATAAGTGATACTATTATTATCATCATTACTGGAAGGTTTTCTATATCTTTGtattagtatatttattttaatttataagtaTAACATCATTTTAAGAGTACTTAAATATTAAAGGactaaaaacaattatttatacAGTAATAATTTTtctgatatttaatttttttgtaaattaagaaaattataagtcataatattatttttaaaaggttTTACTGTATATGGACGCATCTAACAAATTGTGAGTTGTACACgcatatacacatatatatattgccTGTCTGTAATGTATGCTGTCTTTGTGAAGTTACATGTTTGTTAAAGCTTTAAAGGAAAAAAGGTGAGGACCGTGAGGTGATCACGAAGCTttatctaaaagaaaaaaaaaagacattatgCTTTCTAAATGCATCGCTTAATTAATTCAAAACCACTTGTAAAAGATATGCAGAATGTGGTCTGTATATGAGTTATTGGTGTGACAATTCCATTCTGAATTTTAGGCTCATCTATGTTAGTCGTAGGTGGTAAGGTCGACGGTTTTATACGGTTCCTCTTCTTTTTTGTCTAAATGACTATGTAGATAATTTTTACTTCAACACATTCTTCCAACaattcaaataacatatatagttGCACTAGAATTGCATCAGCTAGCCGTTCGAATTTAGAAAACGCGCGAGGTCAGATACCTTTACTGCTTTACATGTACGAACAATTACATAAAGTGTGTTGGACTTGGAACGTATAAACCAATAAGCAAACATTAAATTGGCTTTGAACTTTCCTTTTAAACACACACATAACATGTTCTTCACATTACTATTAGATTCTGATATAACTCTCTTTAATGAGATTTGACTTGTCAGAGGACCACTTGAGCGGGACCAATTAATTacacaaaacacacacataacATGTTCTTCACATTACTATTAGATTCTGATATAACTCTCTTTAATGAGATTTGACTTGTCAGAGGACCACTTGAGCGGGACCAATTAAttacacaaaacacaacaacaaaagaggccaaaatattttgaaacataattcaTCATATTTCATCAcaaatatagattatactaaAGATTCTAATGAAAAACAGTAATGCAATAAGAACTTATTAAAGTTGTACATTCGATCTTACTCAAAAAATCCTAAAACCCAAAAAAGGCGGAGATAGCTAAAGTATTAGCCAGCCTTGGTCTTACCAATTCTCATCAAAGCAATATAGGCAACAACTCTATAGCCAACAAGCATCGCAGCCAACGCAAAGGAAGAGGCCAATCCACTATGAAACCCTATAAGCTTAATACCTTCAAAATCACCAACATGACACTTCGAGTTCCCAATTTCACCACAAGGATACCACTCACTCTCTGTGTACTGACCCAATATCAGTAGTTTATAGGTATAGTAACTTATTGATACGTATTTAATCCAAGCGATGAACACTGGGACATGTCGAACGTAGTATCCTCCTGCTAACAAAAACGTGAGCATTATAACTGACCCGAGTGTCGTAGCTGTCTTCTGATCCATCACTAGGGCACCTAGGGCTAGTCCTAGCCCACCAGATACAAGGACGTGGGCGAGTAGGACCAGAAGGGTCAGAAGA contains these protein-coding regions:
- the LOC106374485 gene encoding dynein light chain 2, cytoplasmic-like, whose amino-acid sequence is MLEGKAVMGETDMKQTMKEDALSLAAKALDCFDVTEPTQIARFIKKEFDRKYGLGWQCIAGTHFGSFLTHCSGCFIHFSVGNLTILLFKGSAGEVASGPTV
- the LOC106373194 gene encoding myosin-4, coding for MTIPPSPRMKTTPDETMESLSQHDDACERLKDYKSPSLPSRRASQMPSNRQSLPTSLRDTICPERDTKEKDWSEKTRTEEQISEPEWVNNVEFFITKKLGVWCRGPNGEWHLGKIQSASGDAACVVLSTTEVVEVSMKEILPANPDVLEGVDDLIQLSYLNEPSVLYNLRVRYSQDLIYSKAGPVLIAVNPCKNVQIYGNDIRSAYQKKGLVAPHVYAVADAAFDEMMREEKNQSIIISGESGAGKTETAKYAMQYLEALGGGNFGVDNEILKTNCILEAFGNAKTSRNDNSSRFGKLMEIHFSAKGKICGAKLETFLLEKSRVVQLSNGERSYHIFYELCAGASPILKERLNLKAASEYNYLNQSNCLTIDRIDDVQKFHKLMEAFNIVQIPQEYQERAFALLAAVLWLGNVSFEVIDNENHVDVVADEAVTNVAMLMGCDSKELMVVLSTCKLQAGRDCIAKRLTLPQATDMRDSLAKIIYASLFNWLVEQINTSLEVGKLRTGRSISILDIYGFESFKNNSFEQFCINYANERLQQHFNRHLFKLEQEEYEGDGIDWTKVEFKDNQECLDLIEKKPIGLVSLLDEESNFPKATDTTFANKLKHHLKANSCFRGERRGHGFRVSHYAGEVLYDTNGFLEKNRDPLHVDLIQLLSSCKCQLLNLFSSKMRDKSLKPASLSESMNQSVITKFKSQLFKLMNKLEETTPHFIRCIKPNSNQLPGIYEENHVLQQLRCCGVLEIVRISRSGYHTRMTHQDLAARYGFLLDTKLSQDPLSTSDSIMKQFNLPPEMYQVGYRKIYLRTGQIGLLEERREYVLQGVIGLQKHLRGYKSREYFHNRKKSALILQSYIRGENARRNYIVMQTPATVSSEVTKELDAVIHLQSVVRRWFVRKQLKNSVELKKQSHNEKKKTRRKSRRKVSEVKDLPLEKFQVQPWDLADLQNRVQKVETAIMQKEDENTALKEELQRFEERWIKHETRMKSMEETWQKHISSMQMSLEAACNIMTPDKTASHGNDSEDTISPGTPTKELKGGSLDDVKDIYVEVDQRRVVFDEDVKRHVEIDELEQVSIAIEKQHAEEELSRLKSRFEKWKKDYKARLRGTKARLRLNGHRNWCGKKSF
- the BNAC01G19540D gene encoding uncharacterized protein BNAC01G19540D produces the protein MTKSRNKKKRGDDAVSSMDVSETKSVSESAPQAMDTSETGDAKLAARTRNLTSAKKGKPMKRTKNARKVKAVAKAIAKNDKYEEKASKNVSKKQRTLSAKKLYE
- the LOC106376095 gene encoding NAC domain-containing protein 72 isoform X2 — protein: MGVREKDPLAQLSLPPGFRFYPTDEELLVQYLCRKVAGYHFSLQIIGDIDLYKFDPWDLPSKQTLITLWCFVMCSRAGKALFGEKEWYFFSPRDRKYPNGSRPNRVAGSGYWKATGTDKIIMSEGHRVGIKKALVFYAGKAPKGTKTNWIMHEYRLIEHSRSHGSSKLDDWVLCRIYKKSSGSQRQAVASPVQACLKDHSTNMSSSPSSSSQLDDVLDSFPEMKDRSFDLPRMNSLRTILNGSFEWASLAGLNPMPELAPMTNGLSNYGGYHAFQSAESGCRSSQVDQEQNSTELTQNFGYSSSGFGHSGQMYEFRQ
- the LOC106376095 gene encoding NAC domain-containing protein 72 isoform X1; the protein is MGVREKDPLAQLSLPPGFRFYPTDEELLVQYLCRKVAGYHFSLQIIGDIDLYKFDPWDLPSKALFGEKEWYFFSPRDRKYPNGSRPNRVAGSGYWKATGTDKIIMSEGHRVGIKKALVFYAGKAPKGTKTNWIMHEYRLIEHSRSHGSSKLDDWVLCRIYKKSSGSQRQAVASPVQACLKDHSTNMSSSPSSSSQLDDVLDSFPEMKDRSFDLPRMNSLRTILNGSFEWASLAGLNPMPELAPMTNGLSNYGGYHAFQSAESGCRSSQVDQEQNSTELTQNFGYSSSGFGHSGQMYEFRQ